The following coding sequences lie in one Helicobacter sp. MIT 21-1697 genomic window:
- the cmoA gene encoding carboxy-S-adenosyl-L-methionine synthase CmoA, whose amino-acid sequence MKDRIFKQDIGKQFEFDAQVASVFDDMLERSIPHYKEVLGLIVDFCSYALESSKSTNPLVYDLGSSTGTTLLTLSQALPPHTQFIGIDSSQAMIDKASLKAQAYNAKINFVCTDLLEYDFLHSDIVIANYSLQFIRPMQRPALLQKIYNTLSNDGILIVSEKMTSSHRILDRQMIERYVRYKKEQGYTKSEISKKREALENVLVPFSLEENIAMLKDIGFSGIEVLFKWVNFGTLIAKK is encoded by the coding sequence ATGAAAGATAGAATCTTTAAACAAGATATAGGCAAACAATTTGAATTTGATGCACAAGTCGCAAGTGTCTTTGATGATATGCTTGAGCGTTCAATTCCGCATTATAAGGAGGTTTTGGGTTTGATAGTGGATTTTTGCTCCTATGCTTTAGAATCTTCTAAAAGCACTAATCCTCTTGTATATGATTTGGGAAGCTCTACGGGAACGACACTTTTAACCCTCTCTCAAGCCTTACCGCCACACACGCAATTTATAGGTATTGATAGTTCTCAAGCGATGATTGATAAAGCCTCACTTAAGGCTCAAGCCTATAATGCAAAGATTAATTTTGTCTGCACAGACTTGCTTGAGTATGATTTTTTGCACTCTGATATAGTGATTGCTAATTATAGTTTGCAATTTATTCGTCCAATGCAGCGCCCTGCTCTTTTGCAAAAAATTTATAACACGCTTTCTAATGATGGGATTTTGATTGTGAGCGAAAAGATGACTTCTTCTCATAGAATCCTTGATAGACAAATGATAGAGCGATATGTGCGCTATAAAAAAGAGCAAGGCTACACCAAAAGTGAAATCAGTAAAAAACGCGAAGCATTAGAAAATGTGCTTGTGCCTTTTAGTCTTGAAGAAAATATTGCAATGCTTAAAGACATAGGTTTTAGTGGGATTGAAGTGCTTTTTAAGTGGGTGAATTTTGGCACTTTGATTGCCAAAAAATGA